The following proteins are co-located in the Silene latifolia isolate original U9 population chromosome 1, ASM4854445v1, whole genome shotgun sequence genome:
- the LOC141596529 gene encoding nuclear pore complex protein NUP133, translated as MFSPATRKKNPNRPKTGTPAHHTTPSFDSSPFTPPVDNRRFLDDAATISNRPKTGTPAPWASRLSLRARIPTSKENAKVDDRNPVYVGDFPQVVYDQQTNFLHNSVPGEACIAGGMDKETSLSWMICGNKLFMWSYLSPAASKKCIALDIPLEVSEFSGRATYPGDTWLLSCINWNNDRPDSSITSAGVVLCNQKNRGIVFWPNVYDDSTPLISLASPEERQIISSPGNDRSPPSRLHSNNKRGSILVESGSFNSLIASAVPSSYHTCVALATSSSGELWQFSCSSSGIRRQRAYDRFLGSTANNECGQASVSKGYPRSLIWRFPSLLTGENNRQFLLLTDMEIQCFSIQLSSNMNVSKVWSQEIIGTDNDLGIKKDLAGQKRIWPLDVQVDEHGKEITILVAIFCKDRVSSSSYTQYSLLTMRYKAGVDETSANLKHERVLEKKAPVQVIIPKARVEEEEFLFSMRLRVGGKPSGSAVILSGDGTATVSYFWRNTTRLYQFDLPYDAGKVLDASVFPSSDDGEGAWVVMTEKAGIWAIREESVLFGGVEPPERSLSRKGSSNERSTEQEKKTFFAVGNISPVKASVESPNVAGKQRAGFTGVVSRSAQDEETEALLNRLFHDFLLSGTVDGSLEKLKNAGAFERDGETSSFARASKAIVDTLAKHWTTTRGAEIVALAAVSNQLTEKLQKHEKFLQFLALSKCHEELCIKQRHALQIILEHGEKLTGMIQLRELQNMISHNNSFGAGSQHLGMEREASGSLWDLIQLVGERARRNTVLLMDRDNSEVFYSKISDIEEVFYCLDKQAHCIINVGQPLKIQVQRACELSKACVTIIRSSMQYKNEHHIWYPPPDGLVPWYSQSVVRDGLWSVAAFMIQTLNESSPIDISSKSDICSNLEVLADVVLESYVGAITAKVEREEDHKGLSDDYRKKRDILLDSLYQQIKVFVNARYQDSVDENGELREVILRELSSNLLSVARRHEAYQTLWNICCDLNDSILLKELMHESMGPRGGYSYYVFEQLHKMKQFSKLLRLGEEFPQGLLKFLKDHQDLMWLHEIYLLQHSDASRTLHGLALSEDGHFVSAVDEETESASGKSELTLSDRKRFLQLSKIAAAAGKDNSYEEKIERIDADLKILKCQEDVLQLLPDEMETQHIGQRMLPPWELIRLCLQGRTPELLLKAFDVFAWTSSSFRKSNKSLLEECWKIAVDLDDWEKLYQFSIAEGWSEDDTLRVLEKTMLCQAGRRCYGPESDSYNGGFEDVLPVRQESFELSSVKDSGASSVEAVLMQHKDFSDAGKLMLTAVMLGSAEVDIDENEGAIPME; from the exons ATGTTCTCACCAGCAACAAGGAAGAAGAATCCCAACCGTCCTAAGACCGGAACTCCTGCTCACCATACCACGCCTTCTTTTGATTCGTCACCGTTTACTCCTCCCGTTGATAATCGCCGATTTCTCGACGATGCCGCCACCATTTCTAACCGTCCTAAGACCGGCACTCCTGCTCCTTGGGCTTCTCGTTTATCTCTCCGTGCTAG AATCCCTACATCTAAGGAAAATGCAAAGGTAGATGATAGAAATCCTGTGTATGTCGGAGACTTTCCGCAAGTTGTTTATGACCAGCAGACAAACTTTCTGCATAATTCCGTCCCAG GTGAAGCATGCATTGCTGGTGGAATGGACAAGGAAACTTCTTTGTCTTGGATGATTTGTGGAAACAAACTTTTCATGTGGAGTTACTTATCACCTGCTGCTTCAAAGAAATGTATAGCTCTTGATATTCCATTAGAAGTATCCGAATTCAGTGGTAGAGCTACTTACCCTGGCGATACTTGGTTGCTTTCGTGTATCAATTGGAATAACGACCGCCCAGACAGCAGTATAACGTCAGCCGGAGTTGTTTTATGCAATCAGAAAAATCGAGGTATCGTGTTCTGGCCTAACGTCTATGATGACTCCACACCCCTTATTAGCCTTGCATCTCCGGAGGAGCGGCAGATTATCTCTTCTCCTGGGAATGATAGGAGCCCCCCAAGTAGATTGCATTCAAACAATAAGCGCGGAAGTATTCTAGTTGAATCGGGTTCGTTTAACTCCTTAATTGCTTCTGCCGTCCCTTCCAGCTACCATACTTGTGTTGCCCTTGCTACTAGTTCTAGTGGTGAACTCTGGCAATTCTCTTGCAGTTCCTCTGGGATTCGGCGTCAGCGTGCTTATGATAGGTTTCTAGGCTCGACAGCTAACAATGAATGTGGCCAGGCTTCAGTGAGTAAAGGGTATCCTAGATCTCTTATCTGGCGTTTTCCATCTCTCTTGACTGGAGAAAATAATAGGCAGTTTCTTTTACTGACTGATATGGAGATACAGTGTTTCAGCATTCAACTCTCATCTAATATGAATGTCTCAAAAGTCTGGTCTCAGGAAATCATTGGGACCGATAATGATCTTGGTATTAAGAAGGATTTAGCTGGTCAAAAGAGGATCTGGCCTTTGGATGTTCAGGTGGATGAACATGGTAAAGAAATTACCATTCTGGTTGCAATATTTTGCAAGGACAGAGTGAGCAGTTCGAGCTATACACAGTACTCTCTTTTGACAATGCGGTATAAAGCTGGTGTAGATGAAACATCAGCAAACTTGAAGCATGAAAGGGTGTTAGAAAAGAAGGCACCAGTACAAGTTATAATACCGAAAGCAAGGGTCGAAGAAGAGGAGTTCTTATTCTCAATGAGATTGAGAGTTGGGGGCAAACCTTCAGGCTCTGCTGTCATACTCTCTGGAGATGGGACGGCCACTGTCTCCTATTTCTGGAGAAACACAACTAGGCTTTATCAATTTGATCTACCCTATGATGCTGGAAAAGTTCTTGATGCTTCGGTTTTCCCCTCTTCAGATGATGGGGAGGGTGCATGGGTTGTAATGACTGAGAAAGCTGGAATTTGGGCTATACGAGAGGAGTCTGTTTTATTTGGTGGTGTGGAGCCACCAGAGAGAAGCTTGTCGCGCAAGGGGAGCTCAAATGAAAGGTCTACTGAGCAAGAGAAGAAAACCTTTTTCGCCGTAGGCAATATTTCTCCAGTGAAGGCCAGTGTTGAATCACCAAATGTCGCTGGAAAGCAAAGGGCTGGTTTCACTGGTGTTGTGAGCAGATCTGCTCAAGATGAAGAAACTGAGGCTTTACTTAATCGTCTGTTTCATGATTTTCTGTTGTCTGGCACTGTTGATGGTTCTCTTGAAAAGCTGAAAAATGCTGGAGCATTTGAAAGGGATGGAGAAACTAGTTCATTTGCTCGGGCAAGCAAAGCTATTGTTGACACCCTCGCTAAGCACTGGACAACAACCAGAGGAGCTGAGATAGTTGCCTTGGCGGCAGTATCCAATCAACTCACTGAGAAGCTGCAGAAGCATGAAAAATTTCTCCAGTTTCTTGCTTTATCCAAGTGCCATGAGGAACTATGTATCAAACAAA GACATGCTCTGCAAATCATTCTGGAGCATGGCGAAAAGCTCACTGGCATGATTCAGCTTAGGGAACTGCAGAACATGATCAGTCATAACAATTCATTTGGAGCTGGTTCGCAACATTTGGGTATGGAAAGGGAAGCATCAGGTTCTTTATGGGATTTAATTCAGTTAGTTGGTGAGAGAGCTCGCAGAAATACTGTCCTCCTTATGGATAGGGACAACTCTGAAGTGTTTTACAGTAAAATTTCTGACATTGAAGAAGTGTTCTATTGCTTAGACAAGCAGGCACATTGCATTATTAATGTAGGGCAGCCGCTTAAGATTCAAGTCCAGAGAGCTTGTGAACTGTCAAAAGCATGTGTCACGATAATCCGCAGTTCTATGCAGTACAAAAATGAGCATCACATCTGGTACCCACCCCCGGATGGCTTGGTGCCTTGGTATAGCCAGTCTGTTGTGCGTGATGGCTTGTGGAGTGTTGCTGCTTTCATGATTCAAACATTAAATGAGTCATCTCCAATTGACATATCTTCTAAATCAGATATATGTTCCAATCTAGAGGTGCTAGCTGATGTTGTACTAGAGTCATATGTTGGTGCAATCACAGCAAAAGTTGAGCGTGAGGAAGACCACAAAGGTCTCTCAGATGACTATAGGAAAAAGAGGGACATACTTCTTGATTCCCTCTATCAACAAATCAAGGTCTTTGTCAATGCTAGGTATCAG GATTCAGTCGATGAGAATGGAGAACTCCGTGAAGTAATACTTCGAGAATTGTCTTCCAATTTATTGTCTGTTGCGAGGCGGCATGAGGCTTACCAAACTCTTTGGAACATCTGCTGTGATCTCAATGACTCTATTCTTCTTAAAGAGCTTATG CATGAAAGCATGGGGCCTAGAGGAGGGTATAGTTATTATGTGTTTGAACAATTGCATAAGATGAAACAATTTTCAAAGCTATTGAGGCTAGGAGAAGAGTTCCCACAAGGGCTATTGAAGTTTTTGAAGGATCACCAGGATTTGATGTGGCTTCATGAAATTTATCTTCTTCAACATTCTGATGCTTCAAGAACTCTTCATGGTTTAGCACTCTCTGAAGATGGACATTTCGTTTCAGCTGTTGATGAGGAAACAGAATCAGCCTCTGGAAAATCAGAACTGACATTGTCAGACAGGAAGCGTTTCTTGCAACTCTCGAAGATAGCTGCAGCCGCAG GCAAAGATAATAGTTATGAAGAAAAAATAGAACGTATTGATGCCGACTTGAAGATTTTGAAGTGTCAG GAAGACGTCTTGCAACTACTTCCTGATGAGATGGAGACGCAGCACATTGGACAACGTATGCTGCCTCCTTGGGAACTTATCAGATTGTGCCTTCAGGGTCGAACACCAGAGCTATTGCTAAAGGCTTTTGATGTCTTTGCCTGGACTAGTTCATCCTTCAGGAAATCAAACAAATCTCTCCTAGAAGAGTGTTGGAAAATTGCTGTTGACTTGGACGATTGGGAAAAGCTTTACCAATTCTCAATTGCTGAAGGATGGAGTGAGGACGATACCTTACGTGTTCTTGAAAAAACTATGCTTTGCCAGGCAGGTAGGAGATGTTATGGCCCAGAATCAGATTCGTACAACGGAGGTTTTGAGGATGTGTTGCCAGTGAGGCAAGAGAGCTTTGAACTTTCAAGTGTGAAGGATTCTGGTGCCTCCTCTGTGGAAGCAGTCTTGATGCAACATAAAGATTTCTCAGATGCCGGAAAACTGATGTTGACAGCAGTGATGCTAGGCAGTGCAGAAGTCGATATTGACGAGAATGAAGGAGCTATTCCTATGGAGTAA
- the LOC141596539 gene encoding putative plastid-lipid-associated protein 4, chloroplastic, which translates to MSSMALSSAYSFKSFPANESSSSSIRASSPALSVPSTFQLSTTKPSFSNKPLLLAAGDQLLNRSNVWKTRVSFFPAFLTNKSKDAKAVKEQLLQAIQPLDRGADATLDDQQTIDQLTRKLEALNPTKEPLKSDLLNGKWELIYTTSTSILQTQRPKFLRSRVNYQAINADTLRAQNMESWPFFNQVTADLTPVNSKKVAVKFDYFKIGGLIPVKAPDRARGSLEITYLDEDLRVSRGDKGNLFILKMIDRSYRVPTK; encoded by the exons ATGAGCAGCATGGCCTTATCTTCTGCTTACTCCTTCAAATCGTTTCCTGCAAatgaatcatcatcatcatcaattagAGCATCTTCTCCTGCTCTTTCTGTTCCTTCAACATTTCAGTTGAGTACTACCAAACCCAGTTTCTCAAACAAGCCATTATTATTAGCAGCAGGAGATCAATTGTTGAATAGAAGTAATGTTTGGAAAACAAGAGTATCATTTTTCCCTGCTTTTTTGACTAACAAAAGCAAAGATGCTAAAGCTGTCAAGGAACAGCTTCTTCAAGCTATTCAGCCTCTTGATAGAGGTGCTGATGCCACTCTTGATGATCAACAAACTATTGATCAG CTTACGCGTAAACTTGAAGCTCTGAATCCGACCAAAGAGCCACTAAAGTCGGATTTACTGAATGGTAAATGGGAGCTCATTTACACCACTTCAACATCCATTTTGCAAACTCAG AGACCCAAGTTCTTAAGATCAAGGGTAAACTATCAAGCAATCAACGCAGACACACTTCGAGCTCAAAACATGGAGAGTTGGCCATTCTTTAATCAG GTAACTGCAGATCTCACCCCAGTAAATTCGAAGAAGGTGGCTGTGAAATTTGATTATTTCAAGATAGGTGGACTG ATACCTGTTAAAGCACCGGATAGAGCTCGTGGTTCTTTGGAAATAACTTACTTGGATGAAGATCTTCG TGTGTCAAGAGGAGACAAAGGAAACTTGTTCATCTTAAAAATGATTGATCGATCATACAGAGTTCCAACAAAATGA